Proteins encoded together in one Desulfuromonas acetexigens window:
- a CDS encoding YfaP family protein, whose protein sequence is MKWTTRLLAVLFLFFIPSVTFGEGCYENKGTYVYFVNGMFTPTAGDAWDTVNLALKPMLDSAKSGSGISSENLIYKVSYNKSETFPFQVLEVARQKIITDWQSIYQWLANLEEAPDWFKDAMLTLSKGMTAGEYVIDSQLRNFVSKYRENLDTGYKVLLFAHSQGNFYSNLAFTWVNKPDNVGIVSVATPANYVSGGGPYTTYDHDLVMDSVRTIFPFTLASNAGNGFFDFFLGLFDDWTGHSIVDTYLAGDNTGPIIINNVIQSIGDLLPPNVIAGDGIITVRLEWGAQPDLDLHVFEPNGAHVYYANQRGPSGYLDLDDVNGYGPEHYFVSCDTLETGVYRVGVNYYYGFAPETARVNIVAGDKNRSYSKTLSYSRGSGGNYSPTPIANIEVYESSNGVKSFSVVGQ, encoded by the coding sequence GAAGGATGTTACGAAAATAAAGGTACCTACGTCTATTTTGTTAACGGAATGTTTACCCCCACGGCCGGCGATGCGTGGGACACCGTCAATTTAGCCTTAAAGCCTATGCTTGACAGTGCAAAGTCAGGATCAGGCATATCGTCTGAGAACCTGATTTACAAGGTGTCATACAATAAAAGCGAAACTTTTCCCTTTCAAGTTTTAGAGGTCGCGAGGCAAAAGATAATTACCGATTGGCAGTCTATTTATCAATGGTTGGCCAACCTTGAAGAAGCTCCGGATTGGTTTAAAGACGCCATGCTAACCCTCTCCAAGGGGATGACCGCCGGAGAATATGTCATCGACAGTCAATTGCGTAATTTTGTGTCTAAATATCGGGAGAACCTAGATACCGGCTACAAGGTTCTGCTTTTTGCTCACTCCCAAGGCAACTTTTATTCAAATTTGGCCTTCACCTGGGTTAACAAGCCAGACAATGTTGGAATCGTTTCCGTGGCGACGCCAGCTAATTATGTGAGCGGGGGAGGCCCTTATACTACTTACGACCACGACCTAGTTATGGATTCAGTCAGGACAATTTTTCCTTTTACTTTGGCTTCCAACGCCGGAAACGGGTTTTTCGATTTTTTTCTGGGTCTTTTTGACGACTGGACTGGTCATTCCATCGTAGATACGTATCTCGCCGGCGACAATACTGGCCCTATAATTATCAACAACGTTATTCAATCCATCGGGGACCTACTTCCCCCGAATGTGATTGCCGGGGACGGCATAATCACCGTTCGCTTGGAGTGGGGGGCTCAGCCAGACCTTGATCTTCACGTATTCGAACCCAACGGAGCACACGTCTACTACGCCAATCAGAGAGGGCCTTCTGGCTACCTTGACCTCGATGACGTCAATGGGTATGGCCCAGAACACTACTTCGTATCCTGTGATACTCTTGAGACAGGTGTCTATCGCGTAGGGGTCAATTATTATTACGGCTTCGCCCCCGAGACGGCGCGAGTCAATATTGTGGCCGGGGATAAGAATAGAAGTTATTCGAAAACCCTTTCCTACAGTCGGGGGTCTGGAGGCAATTATTCGCCGACCCCCATAGCCAACATCGAAGTCTACGAGTCATCCAACGGAGTGAAATCTTTTTCCGTTGTAGGACAATAG